CTCAGCTCAGAATTTTTTGGCAAGGCGGGGGAGGGGCGATCGCCCCGCAGGCATTACTTGGTGGCGCGCAGCAGGCCGTAGCGAATTAGCCCGCGCTCGAAGCCCTGGCTCATCAGGCCCAGGGCCAAGGCCCCGCGAATGGTTTCCCAGCCCGAGGCCAGCAGCCCAACGATGGCCAAAGGGTTGAAGGCCGACTCGATCACCCGGTCCCAGAAAGGCGCGACCTCAGCAGACCAGTCGGCGGTGCGCAGCTCTTTGAAAGGCAGCGATCGCGCGATCGCCTCGTACTCCGGCAGCGAAATCACGTAGGGCAGGTGATAAACGTCGTAAATCTCTTTTAGGTGGCGCTCTTCGTCAGCGCTCAAGGGGACGCCGTCGATGGGCCGGTGACACCAGGTTGCCAAAATGAAGACGCCGCCGGGCTTCAGCACGCGGCAGCACTCTTGGAGAAAGGCGGCCTTGTCCGGCATGTGCTCGCCGCTTTCGAGGGACCACACCAGGTCAAAGGTGTCGTCGGCAAAGGGCAAATGGAGGGCGTCCGCGACCTGGAACCGGGCGCGATCGCCGAATCCCGCCTCGCGCGATCGCGCCGTCGCCCGCGCCGCCTGCACCGGGCTCAGGGTCACGCCGTCCACCTGCGCCCCGTACTTGGCCGCCAGGTACAGCGAGCTGCCGCCGATGCCGCAGCCTGCATCCAGAATGCGGCCGGCCTGCTCGACCCCTGCCCACGCCAGCAGCTCCTCGATTAGGTCGATCTGGGCGATGCGGCGGTCC
This genomic stretch from Geitlerinema sp. PCC 7407 harbors:
- a CDS encoding methyltransferase domain-containing protein, whose protein sequence is MSTPLYQRIQQFYDASSGLWEQTWGEHMHHGYYGPGGKLPKDRRIAQIDLIEELLAWAGVEQAGRILDAGCGIGGSSLYLAAKYGAQVDGVTLSPVQAARATARSREAGFGDRARFQVADALHLPFADDTFDLVWSLESGEHMPDKAAFLQECCRVLKPGGVFILATWCHRPIDGVPLSADEERHLKEIYDVYHLPYVISLPEYEAIARSLPFKELRTADWSAEVAPFWDRVIESAFNPLAIVGLLASGWETIRGALALGLMSQGFERGLIRYGLLRATK